Genomic segment of Dromiciops gliroides isolate mDroGli1 chromosome 3, mDroGli1.pri, whole genome shotgun sequence:
CCCAAAGTATGGGCTGCctttgggaggtagtgagctctctgtctctggaggtcttcaagcagagatgAAATTGGTCACTTACTTGCCAAAGGTGATGCAGATGGGGTTTCTGTTTAGGTAGGGGTTACCCTCTGAGGTCCCCTTCTATAGTTTTCAGAGGATTGAGGgtgggaagggacttcagagatccgTGAGTTCAACCCCTGcccttatttttttaaggataagaaaactgagatgaaGGGTAAGGGAAGTGAATTGTCTAAGGACGCAGAGAAGTAACAGAGccgggattcaaacccaggtccttggactccaaacAACAGCCCAAAAGTCCTTGATTTTCAGGTTCTAGGACTTGCGGTTCTAGACCCAGGAGCTAGGGCAGGcgggagggagaaggaggcacCCATTCTCTGGGTCCCCTTCTCCAGGAAGGGACAGCCGGGGTCCCCGGAGGTCCCTGCGCTCCCCCGGCTCcagcccccacctccccaccctccGCCCaatcccccctctccccacccgcCCCCGCCCATGGGGCAGGACTAACATGGCGTTCCTGGCTGTGACCGAGCTGAGCAGGGGGCTGGGGACCATTCCACAGGCCgagcaggggaggaggaggaggctggcACAGGGGAGCCGCTGCGGGCTTGGGGGCACAGACACAGGGAAGGAGAGGGACAGACGGACGGAAAACCAGGGAGAGACGGAGGCAGAGCCAGCCCCggagtggtggggaggggaagggcagacgAGAAAAAGAGAGAGCCCGGTTAGTGTGGGCGGGCGGGGCCTCGGCCCTGGTCGCCACCATTGCTGCCTTTAAGGTGTgcaaaagcaccagccttgaagaAGCCCAGGGAGGTGGGCGGTACAGAGCGCCgttggccccattttacagatgaggagactgaggctaagagaagggaagtggcttgcccaaggcctCCTAGCTCAAATCTTTGGGAAGTAAGATCTGAACCTTCTAATCTCAAGTCTGGAGCCCTTTCCCTTACACTTGTTGGGGTGATTGCTTCATTCCTCTTGCCCTCttgaactgtgtgtgtgtgtgtgtgtgtgtgtgtgtgtgtgtgtgtgtgtgtgtgtgtgtgtgagtgtgtgtatccAAGGCCCTGGGTCCTAAGGTGTGGGGGAGACTCTTCACGGCTCGGGTCCCCTGGGGACACCCCTCAATACCCCCTAATGCCAGGAGTAGGAGTCACCAAGTCCCCAAGGGCTTGGGCAGGGGACAGGACCCAGAGTTCCCACAGTTGTGGGCAGGAGAGGACAGGGCCCAGGACCCCCAGGTCTAGCTTACGCAGCTCGTTGCTTCTTAGACTTGTCCGAAATTCCATCCCGGGTCATGAGCTTGTTGAAAACGATTATTCCGATGAGCATGTTCACCTGAGAAATGGCggggaggaagagggaacggAGGGTATCACAAAGTGCCCTCCACGCTGGGGGCCATGAAGTGGGTGACAACAGAGATCAATTCCCTCCCAAGACCAACAGCGAGCCCTGCTGGGATGGGGCCACGCTGTCTGAAAGCAGAGGGACGGTCAAGCTGACCCTGCCAGGCCCCTCCACCCCAGAGTGCCCCCAAAGCCCCGCCCAAGGACTCCGGAGAGAACCGGAGGCAGGGAACACCTACCAGGACGATGACCGCTGCAGGACCCACGAAGGCATAGAGAAGGCCCCCCTCCAGGGAGAGCCAGCAGCTGTGACACAGAACATAGACTGTCAGACGTGGAAAGGACCCTAGTACACAGGATGGCACttcagaaggaccttagagatcaccaaaTCTAACCCCCCACATTTTACATATaggtaaactgaggcttagggagatGGAGCTCCTCACACCCACCCTCCCCCATATCCCATTCTGATCCCCACTGAGCCAAACTGCCCCAGGTGACCAGCCCCATCCATGTCCTATTACCCATCGCATCCCATCACTCAGAATGAGCGCCGATTTCTCATCCGTATGGTATTTCATACGTCTCAAAGCTTTTAGCTACTATCGTAAAACCTGATGACCAGGAGTGGTCTTAGAGACGAAGTCTACCACCCTCATTGTACATCAGGGGAACCTGaggcatggagaagggaagagacttgccccaggtcacacagggagcACCAGGAAAATTTGTAACCCAAGCCTTGCCGGTTCCTGGGCCAGAGCTCCCCTCCGCTCTTGGAACCCCTGGTTTCCTTGAAGCCTCCGGTCAAGTGTCACCTCCATGCggcctttcctgacccccccccaaagaggCTCTGACTGTCCCTCCCAAGCTCCCTTGTCTTTGTTTTGTCCCCATTTGGGTACATGTCTCCTCTCCTAGACTTaagctccctgggggcagggtctgcttccttctttgtatccctagcacttagtggGGTATCTAGCATAGACTGGTGCTTCATAAATGATTCCTCTCTTCACTGCTCCCCCAAAGAACCAGAGACCTCACACCTgcgcccccaccccagccccggGTTCAAGCATCATCCCCCCTCCTCTGAGCAGCTCACGTACTAGCTGGCTGTGCCGTAGCCTTTTGTTCGGGTGAAGCCAACTGACACAGCCACCACCAGGGCCGGCAAAcctgggggaagagagaggtcaggaagcaggacagaggaggggagggaaggagggaggccagcaggggttgggggggaggccAGGGTCCTCCTCCCGTCTCCGggcatagagagagacagaatgttAGTGATCCTGTGGTCATGGGAGCAGAGTTAGACCTGAAAGGAATCTCAGGGTCATCTgacccaaccccttcattttacagatggggaaactgaggcaaggggaGAAGAACTTGTCTGAGGAGATAACAAAGAGTTTGCAGGAGAGCTAGCCCGGTGGGGTGACTCCCACAGCCCCTCCTGCTCTCCTTCTAGTCTAACCCCAagccccctcacacacacacacacacacacacacatagacacacccCAGGCCCAGGGACTGGGAGGATAACAATGGCCACAAGTGCCCATCACAAGACTTCCAGCCCAGGCACCTTCTCCAGATCTCATTCTGACCAAATGGGGCAACTCAGCACCCCCCACCTGCCTGCCTGGCCTTGCCTTCTCTTGTGCTCTTGGAGGTCCCAGCAAAGCGGACCCAGAGCCCCAGAGGACCCTGGGAGACCACCTAATCCGACCTTCTTATTTCATGGGGGAGGAAACAGGGCCCCGAGCGAAGCATTTGTCCAGGGAAGACAACCCCTCCACCCTGGCCCCACTCACCCCATCCCAGGCACAGGAAGCGTTTGCGCACGAGGCGCGTGCGGATGCGGCCAATGACGGAAAGGTAGGATTGCCAGGCCTCGGTGAGCACCCagcagaaggaggagaggaagaagaagtgaAGGAATGCTGCTGTCATGGTGCAGACACCCTGAAACAGGAGGGAGGTGCCCGTTTCCCCCAGCTGGTCCCTCTCTCCATGGAGAGGGGAGCCCACTCTGCTGCCACTGGCCACCCTCAACCTCATCAAGTCCGTTTTCCTTCATTTAACcctcagggaaactgaggttgagggagGCTAGACAACTGGCCCAAGGCCCCAAAGCCAGTAGGTGCGGGAGACAAGATCTGGAAACCAGGTCTCTCTCGATTCCAGAAACCTTGCCACTTAGAGGTAGCTGGCtacaagtcaggatttgaacccagaaccctTGATTCCCAATCTAATGTTCTTCAGGCATCCCTGTGCTGCCTGTCCTTGTCTCCAGGTGTGCCTCAAACACAGCAGGCATTACCTGGCCCCGGCTTCAGGGTCCTGGGGAGCATGAGGGTGCTGGGGCCCCTTGTGTTAGCTGGGCaccatccttccccttcccagcaGCACCAGAGCCTCCCAGAGCACCCCCAACTTCCAGCGCCCACACACAGCACGACACAGGCCCGGTGACACGCACAGGCAgccaggaggggaggagaggccaCCCACGCTTAGACGCAGCTCCAGGGACAGACACAGACCCAAAGCCTCGGCTGTCACGGGGACAGAGTGGGGCGCATCCTTCCCCACAAACAGGGGCAAGCACGCCTCTACTAAGCAgtgtgtagacacacacacacgcacaccccgACATGTCCCCCCCACGTGTATGCAGAGAGACCAGCAGATGAGCACTTTGCCCCAGCTCCCATGTACCCCTGAGGCCTCCGACACCTGCCTTGCTCAGAATCTGGGACTGTCCCACCAGGATGAGCACGTTGGAAGCCAGGATGGAGACGCAAAAATTCAGGAGGATGATGGAGCGTTCAGACTTGATGAATCTGGGGGGCAGAAGAGGCATGGGAAGAGGCACCCACTCCTGAGGGGCTGGGTGGGAACAGAGGTGGTCGCCACATGGCCCCAGGGCACACTTGGAGAGGTCCTGGCAGTCCCCAACAGCACTCACATCCCTACTGTACTCTCTCTGTAGGGCCTTCTCTACAGCAACCCTGTATGTGGCCCAGGCATAGTgatgcccatttcacagaggaggaagttgaggccctgaaaggggaagggacttatctaaggtcatcCAGTTGTTAGGTAACAGAACTATGGTCTATAAGCCAGGGCTCTTGACTCTAAATTCTAGGGTTCTTTCACCCAGCAGGGACAAGGCTGAACTTCTTCTATCTCGACCCCCAGGcacctcccccactccctccctcccccttgaaCCCATGAGCCTCCTTGGTCCTGACGTGCATGCACCCACCTCCAAAAGGCAGCATAGATGGCAAGAAGGGTGAGCAGGGCCATGCAGGAGACAGCGCAGCCGATCATGAGGGGCACAGAGGGGGTGCCTGAGAGCTCCAGACTCTGAGCCAGAGAGAGGGGGTGTCAGGGAGCAGCAGAAGGGGCAACCTGGTCTCTAGCACTAACCACTCACTCCCCCCCGGGATTCTCCACCCACCACAGCGTCAGATGGAACTGTCCATGCTGAGGACTCCAGTTGCGAGTCACAAGAATCATACAAAATATGGCAGAGCCGAGAGAGGCCTCAGAACATggtatgtcagagctgggagggcccttagaacacaggatgtcagagctaggaagggCCTCAGAACtcgggatgtcagagctgggaggagcctgtgaacatgggatgtcagagcGGGAAGGGGTCTTggaacatgggatgtcagagttgggagagcccttagaacacagaatgtcagagctgggaggggcctgagaacacaatttgtcagagctgggaagggcctcaGAACTCGGgagggaggggccttagaacacagaatgtcagagctaagaaGACTCTTGGAACATGGGATGTTAGAGTTGTAAGGAGACAAAATATAGGATGTAAAAAGGGGGGGGACCTAGAACACAGTATTTCAGCAGAGAAGGGCCTTAACTATCACCCAGTCTggccctcttgttttacagatcgGGAAACTGAGCCTCGGaatggggaagtgacttgcccgaggtcattGGCAGAGGCACCTCCATGGACACCTCAGGAAGAGCAGcccaggggcaggggcaggggataCTTGTGCCAATGGTCACCTCGTGACTACATCCATGCTCACACGTACGTGGATACAAAACTGGAATGGCTTTATCAgtcacacacgtgcacacacccCCTCACCAGGTCCTTGGGCAGCTGCGCGAGAACAGCGAAGGTAGACAGCTGTTGGCACTGGCATCGAGTATGGGCAGGCTGGGTCTCCAAGGTCTGGCAGCTCTCTGTGTCCCACTCCCCAGAGCTGGCATCCCTACAGATGGGGAGGCATCCTTGTCACAGGAGGAGAGGAGACCAGAGGAGGGTGAGGGATACCTGCCCATCCCTCCTGCCCCCGGTCATTGGTGCCAAGAAGACAAGGGCTGGTCTGAATGGCTTGAATCAGAAGATGGGGTGACCCCCCCTGATGACCAGTACACAAGGCACAGGATCACCTAGTGCCCAGGGACAGGCTGGCAGGAAGAGTAAAACGGTGCGGGTGAATCAAGTTTACTTGGCAAAAGGTTGATGGCCTAGCTGGGCATTGCCCTCAGAGATGAAGATGCACCTGGCCCACTGCCCCTAAACAACTATGCCACAACCCAGGCTGAGTCTCCATTGCCACCTGGCCCAGGTCCTTTCCAAGGCACCCATGTACTCACGCTCTAGAATAATCCCACGTGGCACAGTGGGGATCTGAGGTACCCTGTGGAACAGAACATACGATGGGGTGATGGGGAGTCATGCCTGGTCCCCAGGCCCATCTCCTTGTTCCCTGGTCAACCCTGGGGAAATGTGAGAGCAGAGGACCAAAAATATGGAAGATGCGGGATGCTGATGCAGAGAAAGGAGGTGCCTATTGAGGAGAGATTGATTCCAAAGTgggcggggcggggggtgggggagtgctGCAGCAAGGAAGACTGAGGTCAGACAACAGGGAGGGAAGCAAGGGGTTCCACCCTCCCACTCCCATCTGGGGTCCGGGATCCCCCAAGCTCACTCACATTGATGACATGGGACAGCTCCACAGTAATGAGGGGTTCTGTTGGCTTGGTGGGCGGCCGAACAGTGACTGTCAGGACCCTGGAGCTGACTGCCAGAGGGGGCCTGtagacagagggggagggggttggggcgtGGCCCGGCAGGTCCCCCTCAGCTGCCTCCTCCACACAGAGGCGTTTGCAGTGCCCAGCCCTCTCTAACTTGGCCCTTACCTGGGTGCCGGCAAGATGAGGCCCAGAGTCCGGTACAGCACAGCGCCAATCACAAAATAGGACGATTCATCTGTTTCTGTGGGGAGAGGGAGCCTCTGGGTAGAGGGGATCGGGGGcgcagaaggaagaggaaggggcgCAGAGCCAAGGCCCGGAGCAAGGCAGGCCTTACCAGAAGATGGGAGGCTCAGCACCTCCTTGGGCAAGAAGAGCCGGTCCTCTGAGTGCCGGGCCCAGTCCTTCATGCCCCGGCGGCCACGCATGGGGAAGGTGATGTCACTGGAGACGGCAGAAACCGGCTCCCTCTGGATGCTGATCACTGCAAggggggacagggacagggaggcCAGGAGGCAGGCATACAGAGACACAccgacagagacaaagagagacaaagacatgCAGGGAGAGACCAGAGACGCAGAGATGATGAAAGAGCCTCAGTCAGAGATGTAGACACACAGAAACCGTCGGACGGGGAGAGACGAGGAAAGATGCAGGGGAAGTGAGAAGCAAGGAGGGAAATTAATTAGCCTGGTCATCGCCCCGTTTAGCCCTCACCTCTGTTCTGGTCCCATCCCTCCCAGCCACCCAAGGAAGAGCCAGTGCGGCCTGTCCCTTACCCAGGTTGTCGGTGACGATGAGGGAACTCTGAAAAGCCTTGAGCGCGTCGCCCACCAGATGGATGAAATCCTCCACCACCCGCAGCAGGTGGACAGAGCCCGGTGACACCTGCATACAGGCCACAGGCAGCACGAGGGTCCTTCCTGATCCCACCACCCCAGGTTCCCTGCTCCACAGGTTGGGACTGCCCCCATCCTCCCTGGCAGtgcccactccctccctccctctcccctctccgcCCCTGACAATGGCCCAGGTCTCCTTACCTGTTGGGCATCATCCCATTTCTCCTTGTTCTCTGCATCCACCATGTAGCTGACAACCTGAAAGAAGCgctgttgggggagggagagggtctCAGGGAGTGCCAGGGCACCACGAGCCAAGGCTGTCACCAGGCCTCTCGCCGTGTCCCGGAGCTGTCCCTGCCCCCCAGCCCCAGACCCGGAGCTCCCAAATGGCAGAAGGTGGAGGTCACACACCTTCCTCCTCTGCCCACCACGTCCCCAGGACAGGCCGCTGCCTAGGACAGCTCTCAGGGCACAGAAAGAAGAACTCTAAGCCTGGCCCACCCCAGGTACTAGCCGTGTGGCTCCAGCTTGTGCCCTCACCCACACCAGGCCCAGGCTTCCCAATCCATACAACGAGGGGGCCAGGCCAGATGACCCCTCCCAACCCGGAGCATCAGAGACCGCTCAGCGCTAGGCACCCAGCCCTGCCACCTGGACGTCATCCGCCGAGGGCACGTAGGTGGCCCTCTTGAAGGTGTCAGTGACGTTCCTCAGGATATCCACAGAGAAGAGCAAGTCCCCACTGTAGTAGGTGCGCCGGGCCAGAAGCTCCAACAGGCTTCGGACCACCTGAGACATGCCCTCGCCAGCCAGCATCCGCTGGCCCTTGGCCAAGTGTTCCCGCAACTGTGGGGAAAGAGGGATATGGGGCGGGGCCAAAATTAGCTCTAGCCTCTCACCTTGGACCAACCCAGGCCCCACCCAACTCAGCCACAGCCATAAATATGCCACTTGGGGGAGAGATAGgggccaagagagagagaatcaaacgCATGTAGAGAGACAATATTGGGAAAAACAGAAATACCCAGAGAAAGGTAGTGAGAGAGAAAGTGAGGGGCACCAGAGACACAAGAAATGACAGAGATACCTAGAGAAagagacttaagaaaaatgcagagATAGCTaaagagaggcagggagagagaccATAAGGAAGCAAtgagttgggggcggggggagatggaggggaggggatggggaagagagtggaggaaaggggaggggagaagcatAAATAGGGAAATGTGGAGAATGTCAGAGACCCAGAAAGGCAAGAGGTGGATACCTGGTGAGAGACAGGCAGGGATACCTagagagggaaagacaggaagagacagagacacccaAGAGGTGCAGGTGGGGGGGAGGACAGAAGGGCAGACCCAGACATAGATACACAGACACAGGGGTAGAAACACGCACACCTCCATGAAAATATCGATAGGGGGGTCAGGGTCCCTGATAAGCTCTGCCTGCCCACATACTCCTGTGTATCACAGCctgaggttggggagggggatcTTGGGCTGCACCCACCGAAAGGTGCAGGTATCGGTATTCATGTGAGATGCACCGGGCGAAGCTAGGCAGGCCCCAGTAGGCAACCCCCTGAGCACTGAGCAGACAGCGGCGGCTGGCAGATCCTAGAAAAGAGAACACCCACGTGAAGGAGGATGCAGAGCATCGGCCTGCAGGAGAAGGGCATGGGTGATGGCGGCTGCCTACCTGTGGCATTGGGCGGGCACTTGTTGTAGATGACTTCCCCCGCTGCTGTCTTCTTCCAGGTCATCAGCATGACATACTCATCCCTGCACATCTCATGGAGTGCTATGGTGGGGAGCAGCTCAGCCTGAGCCTGATGCCTGGCTGACCCCTGCCAGCTGTCTCCTGCTGTCCCTCCAGGGGACCTCAAGGGTGGGAGGAACCTCGGAGGGCACCCAGCCCCTGGGCACCAGGAGATCTGAGGagtgccctcccccccccccaccaaggcaGCACAATCTCCCTTTGAACGGCTGAGCCTTGGgacctttttcttcctccagagctgaACTCTCTCTCTGAAGCTGCGCTCCCAGGTCCGGGGCCACAAGCCAAGCCTCACCTGCTTGCCTATGCCATTCCTCTGCCTAAGCAACCCTGAGCATCCTCCATCCATCTCCCTCCCATCCAGTCCCTGCTCACAGCATGCCAGGACTGCAGCTCAGGAGGGTACCTGGACACTTCTTCTCGTTACATGTCTTCACCTCTTCGCCGCTGCCCTCACAGGGGTATCCCTGAACCCCCGTGCCCTGGCACATGCGGAACCGTCGCTGCCAGCCTGTGTCACACGTCTTGGAGCACAGGCTCCAGGGGTTCCACGGGCCCCACTTGCCATCAGCTGCTTGGAGAATGGTACCCATAAGGCATGGGgttgtgggggggtgggaaggaccAGCCATGTGGTCAGTCACAGCTTCCCACTCGGGACCACTTCCCTGCATGCCTGGGTCAACTCCTGCCACCAGCTCTTGCCTTCTAGCCCTTGGTTCCCCTGCCCGGGGTGACAGGGTGGTGGCAGTTCTGAGGATGGGGGAGTCTGCCTGGAGATGAAGGGATGCAGAGCTGGAAATCACCCCTCTtactttatggatgagggaacCAAAACCCAGAGACACcagacttgcccacagtcacacaagcagtaagtggcagagctgggatttgagccaCATTCCCGAACCCCCAGACCCACTGCCCTTTACCGTAACAGTAAGCATGAGTCACGGTCCCCCCCACGCCACACTGACTGGCCCTCACCTGGGCACTCCGGGTTGCTGCACTCTCGGGCATCAGCATGGGCACCCCGGCACTCGCCCCAGCCATGGGCTGTCACACTGCACCGGCGGCTACGCTGCTGGGTCCCATTGGCACAGGACACAGAGCAGCGGCTCCAGGGGCCCCATTCCAGCCACTGGCCTTCCACTGCCccagggagacagaaacagagaggaggcAGGATGGTGAGCTAAGGAAAAGGGGGTCAGCAGCAaagggcatgggggagggggaaggggggaggggcctTAGGGACCACCTAGTACCCCTCCCTCACTGTACAGGCAGGGAAATAGAGGCTCTTCGTGGGGACTCACACCCACATCCTCTAACTGCAAATCCACATTTGGGGTATTTCCTTTACACCACACTGGCTGGGTTCATGCATGGGGGTCACCTGCTCTCCTTGAATATGGTGTCCTGGCCCCGTAAGAGTGTGCCCACTCCAACCCCCTCCCCAGGAGCAAGCCAGGGAAGGCTGGGTGAGAATAAGAGAGGGAAAGCCTAGTGGGCAGCATCCTGTCCTCAGCCTCAGGCCAACATGGGAAACAGCACAGTACAGACTGAGAAGATTCTACCAGGTGAGAACAGGAGCGGTCAGAGAGGCTAGGTGGAGGCTCTAGGGGAGGGGTTTCCACAACATACCTCGGACCCCAAGCCTCCTAACAGAGAAACCTCCCTGACCCAAACCCAAGGCACCAAGTCTCCCCCAGACCACAGGGCCCAGATCCCTCTGCAAGAGGTACACCTCCTTGGAAACCCACTTTGGAGGGCACGGGGAAGAGGCAAAAGCAGGCCTGCAGCAGGCCCCAACTCCAGTCTGCTCCCCCTAGGGACTTAGACCTCTTAGTGAGAGATCTGAGCTGCTAAGTCCCCACCTAAGGCCTGCCACACTATTCCTCCGGCCCCCCTCATACATTTGTAATGAGGCCTCCACAGATAGGACTCAGGGATGGAAAGGACCATGGGGGCTTCTTGTACAACTCCCTTGGGTTACAGAACAGAACCTGAGGTCCAAAGAGGCCAAGCTGTCAGACTCCATACTCTCCAAAGTATGTTGTCCAGTGCGGGGCCGCCCCTTGGCCAAGGCCAGGGATCAGGGGCACCTTGGACTCCAAGGCTGACGGACTGCAGAGATGTCTACCATCAGACCACCACAAAGCCCTCACCATAAATCCAACGGCCCTCAGAGCGTGGAGTTAAGTGGTCTTTCCCCTCAGTTCTCTGGGGGTCCCATGGTAAAGCAGGCCCTGGGAAGGCCCCCTACCCAAGCCTCAGGAactccccttccaactctagcagCCGGGACACAGTTGGAAGTCCAGGACGGATCTCCCCATCGGACTCCTTCCCACTCCAATGGCCTTCCCCAGCAAACCCCAACCCCAGCCTAGCCCACATCCCAGGCTCCTTCCTACCCAAGAAACTCAGTAAGCAATCCTAGCGCCCTGGCAAAGGGAAGGTAAGGGATCAGccggatgggggtggggggaagggtggggaaggagagaggcagaagaggaggggagggcaggggaggggtggGCGCTACTGACCCGGACAGGCAGCCAGGTTGCAGAGTTTAGTCTGCAGCTCGGGACCTTCGCAGGTCTTCCCACCGTGCTGGGGGGGCACACAGCTCCGCGTCCGGCTCCGGGACCCCCGCCCGCAGGTGCGGGAACACAGGCTCCAGGGCCCCCACTCCTCCCACAGGCCAGGAACTGTAAGGAAGCACGCCACCCAAgtcacctctccccacccccacccccacttccagaCTTACCACAGCCCAGGGAAGACCAGGACCCCCGACCCCCGCCAGGATCCCAGGACGACCTCCTCCCACCAAGCCGAAGTCCACCCCCCACAATGCCACAGAGGGAAAGAACTTTACAAGAACATCTGGTCCAACTTCCCCCTTGCATATGGGGGAACTGcggtccagagaggggaagaaggcatCGGTTAAGAGCCACAACACATGAAGAGCAGAATCAAGCTTTAAGCCTGGGGCTTTTAAGCCAGAAGCAGggctctctccactacaccacaaAAGCCATGAGTCCTTGTCCAGATTCTGACACTGGAGGAGGGCGGGAGGCCAATGCCATCACCCAGTGCCCCTTAGGCAGGGctgaccccctccccaagacagcccCCTCCACTATCAGACAGGAGAAAGTAGATGGACAGATGCAACACAGAGGCAGAGGGGGCGGGCCTGAGGATTGTGGATTTAGAGCTTAGAAGTCTTCTACGctactcccctcattttacagaggaggaaactgaggccgagagaggtgaagttatttgcccaaggttacacaggcatCACGCCCTGTGCCAAGGTACCCACACTGCTGAGGACCCAAGATAGCAGGATCAGAAACACTCTCCCCCCATGGAGAGATGGGGCCAATCAATTCTGTGTGGGTTGGGAGTCTGGCATATGTGGAGGGTGTGACAGAGGTGCGGTCGAGGACAGGGGCCAAGCAGCCCTCCCAGCCCACCAAACACACACAAGGACAAGGACACGCATACACACAGGGCCATGCCTAGAGGCCCGAGGGCCCTGAGCAGGACCACCCTGTCCCCAGCCCTTTCCAGGGGCCCACTGCTCCCTCCTAGCACATGGCTGGCTGGGCCTGGTCTTAGGCTGTCCACAGCTGACCAGCTGGAACAGGAATTTTCTCCAGCCCTGGAgaatcctcccccaccccaaaccctgaAGACCAGAAAATAAAGTGTCTCCCTGCACAGAGAGCCAGAAACTGCCCCTACCAGTGTCTAGTCATCTGCTAAGTAAAGATGGGAAGGAGCTGGTGCAAGGTAACTCTCCCCACAAGGGGAAGGGACATCGAGCCTAGAGCTGGGCTATAGGGACGTCCCTGCTGCCCTCCCTGACCCTCAAAGCCTCCTTTGCTCCATCACAGGATTTGCAGCCGGAGGACACAGGCTTTTTTGTTTTACTGCAGAGAAAAAGAGGCCCAGGGAGGACCACTGGCCAGAAGCTGCCACACCAGCCAGCCGATAAGTGACAGGCTCAAAGCCAGGTCCTCCGATTTCTAATCCAGTTCCCTTTCCACACTATCACGCTTCCTCTAGACCTGGGAACATATGACAGTGCCTTTCCCCATCCTATCAcaggacacccccccccaaataagggGCCATCGGGTCTCCACTTAGGGACCCTGACCTGTAAACGAGAGAGGTCCTT
This window contains:
- the ADGRB2 gene encoding adhesion G protein-coupled receptor B2 isoform X9 — protein: MAQTGDPAAEEWSQWSVCSLTCGQGLQVRTRSCVSSPYGTLCSGPLRETRTCNNTDTCPVPGLWEEWGPWSLCSRTCGRGSRSRTRSCVPPQHGGKTCEGPELQTKLCNLAACPVEGQWLEWGPWSRCSVSCANGTQQRSRRCSVTAHGWGECRGAHADARECSNPECPAADGKWGPWNPWSLCSKTCDTGWQRRFRMCQGTGVQGYPCEGSGEEVKTCNEKKCPALHEMCRDEYVMLMTWKKTAAGEVIYNKCPPNATGSASRRCLLSAQGVAYWGLPSFARCISHEYRYLHLSLREHLAKGQRMLAGEGMSQVVRSLLELLARRTYYSGDLLFSVDILRNVTDTFKRATYVPSADDVQRFFQVVSYMVDAENKEKWDDAQQVSPGSVHLLRVVEDFIHLVGDALKAFQSSLIVTDNLVISIQREPVSAVSSDITFPMRGRRGMKDWARHSEDRLFLPKEVLSLPSSETDESSYFVIGAVLYRTLGLILPAPRPPLAVSSRVLTVTVRPPTKPTEPLITVELSHVINGTSDPHCATWDYSRADASSGEWDTESCQTLETQPAHTRCQCQQLSTFAVLAQLPKDLSLELSGTPSVPLMIGCAVSCMALLTLLAIYAAFWRFIKSERSIILLNFCVSILASNVLILVGQSQILSKGVCTMTAAFLHFFFLSSFCWVLTEAWQSYLSVIGRIRTRLVRKRFLCLGWGLPALVVAVSVGFTRTKGYGTASYCWLSLEGGLLYAFVGPAAVIVLVNMLIGIIVFNKLMTRDGISDKSKKQRAAPQRLPCASLLLLPCSACGMVPSPLLSSVTARNAMASLWSSCVVLPLLALTWMSAVLAMTDRRSILFQVLFAVFNSVQGFVIIAVHCFLRREVQDVVKCQIGVCKSQENENSPGSCKNGQIQVMTDFEKDVDLACQTVLFKEVNTCNPSTITATLSRLSLDEDEDSKPCLMGTESGLNFSPLPGNILMPMPVPSPGVGEPPHPHDTNPVYMCGESSLHQLDYTWLRSGDPGSEGEYTVLPRRTLSLQPGGREEAKRARPEGTPRRGGKGLSQTEAYPSFLSVDHVGLGLGPAYGTLQNPYGVPFQPPPPAPSAARQGPTPEPGERSRTMPRTVPGSTMKLGSLERKKLRYSDLDFEKVMHTRKRHSELYHELNQKFHTFDRYRGPTSGKREKRWSVSSGGAERSVSTEKISAGERPPSQQQQQPQQPQQQPQRHQSWSTFKAMTLGSLPPKPRERMGLHRTPRWESAGLGLDASDGDFQTEV
- the ADGRB2 gene encoding adhesion G protein-coupled receptor B2 isoform X11, whose amino-acid sequence is MAQTVPGLWEEWGPWSLCSRTCGRGSRSRTRSCVPPQHGGKTCEGPELQTKLCNLAACPVEGQWLEWGPWSRCSVSCANGTQQRSRRCSVTAHGWGECRGAHADARECSNPECPAADGKWGPWNPWSLCSKTCDTGWQRRFRMCQGTGVQGYPCEGSGEEVKTCNEKKCPALHEMCRDEYVMLMTWKKTAAGEVIYNKCPPNATGSASRRCLLSAQGVAYWGLPSFARCISHEYRYLHLSLREHLAKGQRMLAGEGMSQVVRSLLELLARRTYYSGDLLFSVDILRNVTDTFKRATYVPSADDVQRFFQVVSYMVDAENKEKWDDAQQVSPGSVHLLRVVEDFIHLVGDALKAFQSSLIVTDNLVISIQREPVSAVSSDITFPMRGRRGMKDWARHSEDRLFLPKEVLSLPSSETDESSYFVIGAVLYRTLGLILPAPRPPLAVSSRVLTVTVRPPTKPTEPLITVELSHVINGTSDPHCATWDYSRADASSGEWDTESCQTLETQPAHTRCQCQQLSTFAVLAQLPKDLSLELSGTPSVPLMIGCAVSCMALLTLLAIYAAFWRFIKSERSIILLNFCVSILASNVLILVGQSQILSKGVCTMTAAFLHFFFLSSFCWVLTEAWQSYLSVIGRIRTRLVRKRFLCLGWGLPALVVAVSVGFTRTKGYGTASYCWLSLEGGLLYAFVGPAAVIVLVNMLIGIIVFNKLMTRDGISDKSKKQRAAPQRLPCASLLLLPCSACGMVPSPLLSSVTARNAMASLWSSCVVLPLLALTWMSAVLAMTDRRSILFQVLFAVFNSVQGFVIIAVHCFLRREVQDVVKCQIGVCKSQENENSPGSCKNGQIQVMTDFEKDVDLACQTVLFKEVNTCNPSTITATLSRLSLDEDEDSKPCLMGTESGLNFSPLPGNILMPMPVPSPGVGEPPHPHDTNPVYMCGESSLHQLDYTWLRSGDPGSEGEYTVLPRRTLSLQPGGREEAKRARPEGTPRRGGKGLSQTEAYPSFLSVDHVGLGLGPAYGTLQNPYGVPFQPPPPAPSAARQGPTPEPGERSRTMPRTVPGSTMKLGSLERKKLRYSDLDFEKVMHTRKRHSELYHELNQKFHTFDRYRGPTSGKREKRWSVSSGGAERSVSTEKISAGERPPSQQQQQPQQPQQQPQRHQSWSTFKAMTLGSLPPKPRERMGLHRTPRWESAGLGLDASDGDFQTEV